A region from the Streptomyces lydicus genome encodes:
- a CDS encoding ABC transporter substrate-binding protein has product MNRKTLVLPALAGLLAPVLAACGSTDGAGEGGDPIVVGVPTVIEATKAAPAPLDPAQAYDVDAWNMLRGTLQTLMRLPRTGTAPVPEAAESCGFRDTQNEQYRCTLRSGLKFSNGHALTAQDVKFSLDRMRTINNTNGPVALLDDIDKVETPNDKEVVFHLRKPDATFPQKLATPAAAIVDSEVYPKGRLYSGFDVVGSGPYTLKTERKNNRITKATFTKNPTYKGGVKVKSDKVEMRFYADSTATEQALRKGGVDLMYRGLSPDQIKGLQNSQDKHVMIQEMPGQEIRYLAFNTKDPAVSNKAVRKAMAQIVNRSELVRDVYSYTGDPLYSMVPTGLTGHINSFFTKYGNPSATAARKTLQQANISTPVKFTLAYTTNHYGSSTAKEARALQSQLNSTKLFDVSVKGVDSWQQYRTDALHGKYSVYNMGWFADIPDPDNYIAPFIGKQNFLGSPYRNPKIESQLIPDSRQQSDRNAAAANFKQAQDLIADDVPLLPLWQGKQYVVARDDVTGIEWALNSSSSLQIWELGRGVAD; this is encoded by the coding sequence ATGAATCGCAAGACCCTGGTGCTGCCGGCGCTGGCCGGTCTCCTCGCCCCCGTTCTCGCAGCCTGTGGCAGCACGGACGGCGCGGGCGAAGGCGGCGATCCGATCGTCGTGGGCGTCCCCACCGTGATCGAGGCGACCAAGGCGGCGCCCGCGCCGCTCGACCCGGCGCAGGCCTACGACGTCGATGCGTGGAACATGCTGCGCGGCACCCTCCAGACGCTGATGCGACTGCCCAGGACCGGCACCGCGCCGGTGCCCGAGGCGGCCGAATCCTGCGGGTTCCGCGACACCCAGAACGAGCAGTACCGCTGCACCCTGCGCAGCGGTCTGAAGTTCTCCAACGGGCACGCCCTGACGGCACAGGACGTCAAGTTCTCCCTCGACCGCATGCGGACCATCAACAACACCAACGGTCCGGTCGCGCTGCTCGACGACATCGACAAGGTCGAGACGCCCAACGACAAGGAGGTGGTCTTCCACCTCCGCAAGCCGGACGCCACCTTCCCGCAGAAGCTCGCCACCCCCGCCGCGGCCATCGTCGACAGCGAGGTGTACCCCAAGGGCCGCCTCTACAGCGGCTTCGACGTGGTCGGCTCCGGCCCGTACACGCTGAAGACGGAGCGCAAGAACAACCGCATCACCAAGGCCACCTTCACCAAGAACCCCACCTACAAGGGCGGGGTGAAGGTGAAGAGCGACAAGGTCGAGATGCGCTTCTACGCCGACTCCACGGCCACGGAGCAGGCGCTGCGCAAGGGTGGGGTCGATCTGATGTACCGCGGGCTGTCGCCCGACCAGATCAAGGGCCTGCAGAACTCCCAGGACAAGCACGTCATGATCCAGGAGATGCCGGGGCAGGAGATCCGCTACCTGGCCTTCAACACCAAGGACCCGGCCGTCTCCAACAAGGCCGTGCGGAAGGCGATGGCGCAGATCGTCAACCGCTCGGAGCTGGTGCGCGACGTCTACTCCTACACCGGCGACCCGCTCTACTCGATGGTTCCCACCGGCCTCACCGGCCACATCAACTCGTTCTTCACCAAGTACGGGAACCCCAGCGCGACCGCCGCCCGTAAGACGCTGCAGCAGGCGAACATCTCCACCCCGGTGAAGTTCACCCTCGCGTACACCACGAACCACTACGGCTCCAGCACCGCCAAGGAAGCTCGTGCGCTGCAGAGCCAGCTCAACAGCACCAAGCTGTTCGACGTCAGCGTCAAGGGCGTCGACAGCTGGCAGCAGTACCGGACCGACGCCCTGCACGGCAAGTACAGCGTCTACAACATGGGCTGGTTCGCGGACATCCCCGACCCGGACAACTACATCGCGCCGTTCATCGGCAAGCAGAACTTCCTCGGCTCCCCGTACCGCAACCCCAAGATCGAGTCGCAGCTGATCCCGGACAGCCGGCAGCAGAGCGACCGCAACGCCGCCGCGGCCAACTTCAAGCAGGCGCAGGACCTCATCGCCGACGACGTACCGCTCCTCCCGCTGTGGCAGGGCAAGCAGTACGTGGTCGCCCGCGATGACGTCACCGGCATCGAGTGGGCGCTCAACTCCTCCTCGTCGCTGCAGATCTGGGAGCTCGGCCGCGGCGTCGCCGACTGA
- a CDS encoding ABC transporter substrate-binding protein, whose translation MRKRDQWLAAPIGAGLATALLAVAGCGTDDSGAAGTGEPVVMGMTDKVQSTDPASGYEPGSWLLFNNVFQSLLSFPKGSTTPEPEAAERCGFTDGASKVYRCTLKDGLKFSNGDPLTSKDVKYSFDRTRRIKDRSGPAVMFSALDTVEAPDAKTVIFRLKSPDATFPMKIASGAGSIVDHADYPADRLRTDGKATGSGVYTLKEYSSQKAVFGVNGSYKGPAKVKNSGMTVKFFDRPDKLKTAVEKGDVDVAYRGLSMKDIAALDNASLKQQHGTQVVEGASAEVMHLVFNLKDPVAGKLGVRKAIAYLLDRSTLVRDVYRRTAVPLYSIVPAGITGHSTSFFNTYGDSPKPAKAKDALRQAGYNGKVPLTLWATPDRFGPGTVPAFEEIAQQLNASGLFDAKVRTLPTKEYEQGVAAGRFGVYVKGWIPDYPDPDNFTAPFFGKDSVVANHYSSPTITGHLLPKTADQPDRGATKAQFRQLQDIVAQDVPMIPLWQGKQYAVAREGVSGLEWTLDPSTVFRFWEISKPTQA comes from the coding sequence GTGAGGAAGCGTGACCAGTGGCTGGCCGCACCGATCGGAGCCGGGCTGGCCACAGCCCTGCTCGCGGTCGCCGGGTGCGGCACGGACGACTCGGGGGCGGCCGGCACCGGCGAGCCCGTGGTCATGGGAATGACGGACAAGGTCCAGTCCACCGACCCGGCCTCCGGCTACGAGCCGGGATCGTGGCTGTTGTTCAACAACGTCTTCCAGTCCCTGCTGAGCTTCCCCAAGGGAAGCACCACCCCCGAGCCGGAGGCCGCCGAACGCTGCGGCTTCACCGACGGCGCCAGCAAGGTCTACCGCTGCACCCTCAAGGACGGCCTCAAGTTCAGCAACGGTGACCCGCTGACCTCCAAGGACGTCAAGTACTCCTTCGACCGCACCCGGCGCATCAAGGACCGCAGCGGCCCCGCCGTGATGTTCTCCGCGCTCGACACGGTCGAGGCACCGGACGCCAAAACCGTGATCTTCCGGCTGAAGTCGCCCGACGCGACCTTCCCGATGAAGATAGCCTCCGGCGCCGGCTCGATCGTCGACCACGCCGACTACCCCGCCGACCGGTTGCGCACCGACGGCAAGGCCACCGGCTCCGGTGTCTACACCCTCAAGGAGTACAGCTCCCAGAAGGCCGTCTTCGGCGTCAACGGCTCGTACAAGGGTCCCGCCAAGGTCAAGAACTCCGGGATGACCGTGAAGTTCTTCGACCGCCCCGACAAGCTCAAGACGGCAGTCGAGAAGGGCGATGTCGATGTCGCCTACCGCGGCCTGTCCATGAAGGACATCGCGGCGCTCGACAACGCCTCGCTGAAGCAGCAGCACGGCACCCAGGTCGTCGAGGGCGCCAGCGCCGAGGTCATGCACCTGGTCTTCAACCTCAAGGACCCGGTCGCCGGCAAACTGGGCGTCCGCAAGGCGATCGCCTACCTCCTGGACCGCTCGACCCTGGTCCGGGACGTCTACCGGCGCACCGCGGTGCCGCTGTACTCGATCGTCCCGGCCGGCATCACCGGCCACAGCACCTCCTTCTTCAACACCTACGGCGACAGCCCGAAGCCCGCGAAGGCGAAGGACGCGCTGCGCCAGGCCGGCTACAACGGCAAGGTGCCGCTCACGCTGTGGGCCACCCCCGACCGCTTCGGCCCCGGCACCGTCCCGGCCTTCGAGGAGATCGCCCAACAGCTCAACGCCAGCGGCCTCTTCGACGCCAAGGTGCGCACCCTGCCCACCAAGGAGTACGAGCAGGGCGTGGCCGCCGGCCGGTTCGGTGTCTACGTCAAGGGCTGGATCCCCGACTATCCGGACCCCGACAACTTCACCGCGCCGTTCTTCGGCAAGGACAGTGTGGTGGCCAACCACTACAGCTCGCCCACCATCACCGGGCACCTGCTGCCCAAGACGGCCGACCAGCCGGACCGGGGCGCCACCAAGGCCCAGTTCCGGCAGCTGCAGGACATCGTCGCGCAGGACGTGCCGATGATCCCGCTCTGGCAGGGCAAGCAGTACGCGGTGGCCCGCGAGGGCGTCTCCGGCCTGGAATGGACCCTGGACCCCTCGACCGTCTTCCGGTTCTGGGAGATCAGCAAGCCGACTCAGGCCTGA
- a CDS encoding response regulator — MAIRVLLVDDQPLLRTGFRMILEAEQDLAVVGEAGDGLQALEQVRALQPDVVLMDIRMPRMDGVEATRQITGPAKDGPAKVLVLTTFDLDEYVVEALRAGASGFLLKDAPAHELVQAIRVVAGGEAMLAPSITRRLLDKYAGHLPSGEEPVPDTLHTLTEREVEVLKLVARGLSNAEIAADLFVSETTVKTHVGHVLTKLGLRDRVQAAVYAYESGLVRPGAQ; from the coding sequence GTGGCCATCCGCGTCCTGCTGGTCGACGACCAGCCCCTGCTGCGTACGGGATTCCGGATGATTCTGGAGGCGGAGCAGGACCTGGCGGTGGTCGGGGAGGCCGGTGACGGTCTGCAGGCGCTGGAACAGGTGCGGGCGCTGCAGCCCGATGTGGTGCTGATGGACATCCGGATGCCCCGGATGGACGGCGTCGAGGCGACCCGGCAGATCACCGGGCCGGCGAAAGACGGGCCGGCGAAGGTGCTGGTGCTGACGACGTTCGATCTGGACGAGTATGTCGTCGAGGCGCTGCGGGCGGGGGCGAGCGGCTTCCTGCTCAAGGACGCGCCGGCCCATGAGCTGGTGCAGGCGATCCGGGTGGTGGCGGGCGGCGAGGCGATGCTCGCGCCGAGCATCACGCGCCGGCTGCTGGACAAGTACGCCGGGCATCTGCCCTCGGGCGAGGAGCCGGTGCCGGACACCCTGCACACCCTCACCGAACGCGAGGTGGAGGTGCTGAAGCTGGTGGCGCGCGGGTTGTCGAATGCGGAGATCGCCGCGGACCTGTTCGTGAGCGAGACGACGGTGAAGACGCATGTGGGACATGTGCTGACGAAGCTGGGGCTGCGCGACCGGGTGCAGGCGGCGGTGTACGCGTACGAGAGCGGGCTGGTGCGCCCCGGCGCCCAGTAG
- a CDS encoding RecB family exonuclease — protein MGWSTEQAGAGTQGGEAGTGTQAAGAGGETAGSGARVGEQPRPPVALSPSRASDFMQCPLLYRFRVIDRLPEKPSPAATRGTVVHAVLERLFDAPAAERTAVGARAMVPGEWEKLLGKRPELAELFADDAEGERLAQWLAEAEALVERWFSLEDPTRLEPAERELYVETELDSGLRLRGFIDRVDVAPTGEVRIVDYKTGKAPRPQFAEGALFQMKFYALVVWRLRGVVPRRLQLVYLGSGDVVTYDPGEADLRAVERKLLALWEAIRLATETGNWRPRPTKLCGWCDHQAHCPEFGGTPPVYPLQIRPPEGGGVPQGRMGEI, from the coding sequence ATGGGATGGAGCACGGAGCAGGCCGGGGCGGGCACACAGGGCGGGGAAGCCGGGACGGGCACACAGGCTGCCGGGGCGGGCGGTGAGACTGCCGGGTCGGGAGCGCGGGTCGGGGAGCAGCCGCGGCCGCCGGTGGCGCTGTCGCCGTCGCGGGCGAGCGATTTCATGCAGTGTCCGTTGCTCTACCGCTTCCGGGTGATCGACAGACTGCCCGAGAAGCCGAGCCCGGCGGCGACCCGCGGCACGGTCGTGCATGCGGTGCTGGAGCGGCTCTTCGACGCGCCGGCGGCGGAGCGTACGGCCGTCGGGGCGCGGGCGATGGTTCCGGGCGAGTGGGAGAAGCTGCTGGGCAAGCGGCCGGAGCTGGCGGAGCTGTTCGCGGACGACGCGGAGGGTGAGCGGCTGGCGCAGTGGCTGGCCGAGGCCGAGGCGCTGGTGGAGCGGTGGTTCTCGCTGGAGGATCCGACGCGGCTGGAGCCGGCGGAGCGTGAGCTCTATGTCGAGACGGAGCTGGATTCGGGGCTGCGGCTGCGGGGGTTCATCGACCGGGTGGATGTCGCGCCGACGGGCGAGGTGCGGATCGTCGACTACAAGACCGGCAAGGCGCCGCGGCCGCAGTTCGCCGAGGGCGCGCTGTTCCAGATGAAGTTCTACGCCCTGGTGGTGTGGCGGCTGCGCGGGGTGGTGCCGCGGCGGCTGCAGCTGGTCTATCTGGGCAGCGGCGATGTGGTGACGTACGACCCGGGTGAGGCCGATCTGCGGGCGGTGGAGCGGAAGTTGCTGGCGCTGTGGGAGGCGATCCGGCTGGCGACGGAGACCGGCAACTGGCGGCCGCGGCCGACGAAGCTGTGCGGCTGGTGCGACCACCAGGCGCACTGTCCGGAATTCGGCGGCACTCCCCCGGTGTACCCGCTGCAGATCCGCCCGCCGGAGGGCGGTGGGGTGCCGCAGGGCAGAATGGGGGAGATCTAG
- a CDS encoding site-2 protease family protein, which yields MDESGKSQDPEESVRPQPPEPPEGGNGPKAPAPGKRRPGGGILMGRPFGVPVYVAPSWFLVAALITWVFGGQLERVLPELGAARYLVSLFFAVAFYASVLVHELAHTVAALRFKLPVRRIQLQFFGGVSEIEKETETPGREFVLAFVGPLLSLVLAGVFYAGMQLVEPGTVPGVLLAGLMISNLIVAIFNLLPGLPLDGGRMLRAVVWKITGKPMSGTVAAAWVGRALAVTVLIGLPLLTHTGALGTARPEIGGADSLTDALLAAILAAIIWTGAGNSLRMARLRERLPDLTARTLTRRAVPVETDTPLSEALRRANDAGARALVVVDRQGTPTALVREAAIIGVPDHRRPWVAVGTLAQDLKDGMRVSAELAGEDLLEYLRATPATEYLVIEETGEIYGVLSTADVERAFVSAMARKP from the coding sequence GTGGACGAGAGCGGGAAGTCGCAGGACCCCGAGGAGTCCGTGCGGCCCCAGCCGCCCGAGCCGCCCGAGGGCGGCAACGGGCCCAAGGCACCCGCGCCGGGCAAGCGGAGGCCCGGGGGCGGCATCCTGATGGGCCGTCCCTTCGGCGTGCCCGTCTACGTCGCGCCCAGCTGGTTCCTCGTCGCCGCCCTGATCACCTGGGTCTTCGGCGGCCAGCTGGAGCGCGTACTTCCCGAGCTCGGCGCCGCCCGCTACCTCGTCTCGCTGTTCTTCGCCGTCGCCTTCTACGCCTCGGTGCTCGTCCACGAGCTGGCCCACACCGTGGCCGCGCTCCGCTTCAAGCTCCCCGTACGGCGCATCCAGCTGCAGTTCTTCGGCGGCGTCTCGGAGATCGAGAAGGAGACCGAGACCCCCGGCAGGGAGTTCGTCCTCGCCTTCGTCGGCCCGCTGCTCTCCCTCGTCCTCGCCGGGGTCTTCTACGCCGGTATGCAGCTGGTCGAACCCGGCACCGTCCCCGGTGTCCTGCTCGCCGGCCTGATGATCTCCAACCTCATCGTCGCGATCTTCAACCTGCTGCCCGGGCTCCCCCTGGACGGCGGCCGGATGCTGCGCGCCGTCGTCTGGAAGATCACCGGCAAACCCATGAGCGGCACCGTCGCCGCCGCCTGGGTCGGCCGCGCGCTCGCCGTCACCGTCCTCATCGGCCTGCCGCTGCTCACCCACACCGGCGCCCTCGGTACCGCCCGCCCCGAGATCGGCGGCGCCGACTCGCTCACCGACGCCCTGCTCGCCGCGATCCTCGCCGCGATCATCTGGACCGGCGCCGGCAACAGCCTGCGCATGGCCCGCCTGCGTGAACGGCTCCCCGACCTCACCGCCCGCACCCTGACCCGGCGCGCCGTCCCCGTCGAGACCGACACCCCGCTCTCCGAGGCGCTGCGCCGCGCCAACGACGCCGGCGCCCGTGCCCTGGTCGTCGTCGACCGCCAGGGCACCCCCACCGCCCTCGTCCGCGAGGCCGCCATCATCGGCGTCCCCGACCACCGCCGCCCCTGGGTCGCCGTCGGCACCCTCGCCCAGGACCTCAAGGACGGTATGCGGGTCTCCGCCGAACTCGCCGGCGAGGACCTTCTGGAGTACCTGCGCGCCACCCCCGCCACCGAATACCTCGTCATCGAGGAGACCGGCGAGATCTACGGCGTCCTGTCCACCGCCGACGTCGAGCGGGCCTTCGTCTCCGCCATGGCCCGCAAGCCCTGA
- a CDS encoding tRNA (adenine-N1)-methyltransferase, giving the protein MSEPTGAARRRGPFKVGDQVQLTDPKGRHYTFTLEEGKSFHTHKGAFPHDELIGAPEGSVVRTTGNVAYLALRPLLPDYVLSMPRGAAVVYPKDAGQILAMADIFPGARVVEAGVGSGSLSSFLLRAIGDDGMLHSYERRADFAEIATQNVERYFGGPHPAWTLTVGDLQDNLSDTDVDRVILDMLAPWECLEAVSKALVPGGILCAYVATTTQMARTVEAIREHGTFNEPSAWETMVRTWHVEGLAVRPDHRMIGHTGFLLTARRLADGVEPPLRRRRPAKGAYGEDYTGPGKDQAAAPKGSSAERG; this is encoded by the coding sequence ATGTCCGAACCGACCGGTGCCGCCCGCCGTCGCGGGCCCTTCAAGGTCGGGGACCAGGTCCAGCTCACCGATCCCAAGGGACGCCACTACACCTTCACGCTCGAAGAGGGAAAAAGCTTCCACACCCACAAGGGAGCTTTCCCCCACGACGAGCTGATCGGTGCTCCCGAGGGCAGCGTTGTCCGTACCACCGGGAACGTCGCCTACCTCGCGCTGCGCCCGCTGCTCCCCGACTATGTCCTGTCCATGCCCCGCGGCGCCGCCGTGGTCTACCCCAAGGACGCGGGGCAGATCCTGGCGATGGCCGACATCTTCCCCGGCGCCCGCGTCGTCGAGGCAGGTGTGGGCTCCGGCTCGCTCAGCAGCTTCCTGCTGCGCGCCATCGGCGACGACGGCATGCTGCACTCCTACGAGCGCCGCGCCGACTTCGCCGAGATCGCCACCCAGAACGTCGAGCGTTACTTCGGCGGCCCGCACCCCGCATGGACGCTCACCGTCGGTGACCTCCAGGACAACCTCTCCGACACCGACGTCGACCGCGTCATCCTCGACATGCTCGCCCCCTGGGAGTGCCTGGAGGCCGTCTCCAAGGCCCTGGTCCCCGGCGGCATCCTCTGCGCCTACGTCGCGACCACGACGCAGATGGCCCGCACGGTCGAGGCGATCCGCGAACACGGCACCTTCAACGAGCCCTCGGCCTGGGAAACCATGGTCCGCACCTGGCACGTCGAGGGCCTGGCCGTCCGCCCCGACCACCGCATGATCGGCCACACGGGCTTCCTGCTGACCGCCCGCCGGCTCGCCGACGGCGTCGAGCCCCCGCTGCGCCGCCGCCGCCCGGCCAAGGGCGCCTACGGCGAGGACTACACAGGACCCGGCAAGGACCAGGCGGCCGCCCCCAAGGGCAGCTCCGCCGAGCGCGGCTGA
- a CDS encoding ferredoxin codes for MTAQDEAPELEVWIDQDLCTGDGICAQYAPEVFELDIDGLAYVKSTEDELLQDKGATTPVPLKLLDDVRDSAKECPGDCIHVRRVKDLVEVYGPDAE; via the coding sequence ATGACCGCACAGGACGAAGCCCCAGAGCTGGAAGTATGGATCGACCAGGATCTGTGCACCGGGGACGGCATCTGTGCGCAGTACGCGCCGGAGGTCTTCGAGCTCGACATCGACGGGCTGGCTTATGTGAAGAGCACCGAGGACGAGCTGCTGCAGGACAAGGGGGCGACAACCCCCGTCCCGCTGAAGCTGCTCGATGACGTCCGGGACTCCGCGAAGGAGTGCCCCGGGGACTGCATCCACGTCCGCCGTGTCAAGGACCTGGTCGAGGTCTACGGCCCGGACGCGGAGTAG
- the arc gene encoding proteasome ATPase: MAAHDDDINRGIRPGRGSEDPAGQVAYLEQEIAVLRRKLADSPRHTRILEERIVELQTNLAGVSAQNERLANTLREARDQIVALKEEVDRLAQPPAGFGVFLQANEDDTVDIFTGGRKLRVNVSPSVETGDLRRGQEVMLNEALNVVEAMEFESAGDIVTLKEILEDGERALVIGHTDEERVVRLAEPLLDITIRPGDALLLEPRSGYVYEVIPKSEVEELVLEEVPDIDYTKIGGLGGQIELIRDAVELPYLYPDLFKEHELRPPKGVLLYGPPGCGKTLIAKAVANSLAKKVAEVTGQPAGKSFFLNIKGPELLNKYVGETERHIRLVFQRAREKASEGTPVIVFFDEMDSLFRTRGSGVSSDVENTIVPQLLSEIDGVEGLENVIVIGASNREDMIDPAILRPGRLDVKIKIERPDAEAAKDIFSKYLTENLPLHSDDLAEHGDSRKAAVSGMIQSVVEQMYAESEENRFLEVTYANGDKEVLYFKDFNSGAMIENIVGRAKKMAIKAFLEHNQKGLRVSHLLQACVDEFKENEDLPNTTNPDDWARISGKKGERIVYIRTLVTGKQGADTGRSIDTVANTGQYL, from the coding sequence GTGGCAGCCCACGACGACGACATCAACCGCGGCATCCGGCCGGGGCGGGGGTCTGAAGATCCCGCCGGCCAGGTTGCCTATCTCGAGCAGGAGATCGCCGTCCTGCGACGCAAGCTCGCCGACTCTCCGCGTCACACGAGGATTCTCGAAGAGCGGATCGTCGAGCTGCAGACCAACCTGGCCGGCGTCTCGGCGCAGAACGAGCGTCTCGCCAATACTCTCCGCGAGGCCCGCGACCAGATCGTCGCGCTCAAGGAGGAGGTCGACCGGCTCGCACAGCCGCCGGCCGGCTTCGGTGTCTTCCTGCAGGCGAACGAGGACGACACGGTCGACATTTTCACCGGAGGCAGAAAGCTCCGGGTGAATGTCAGCCCCAGTGTGGAGACCGGGGACCTCCGGCGAGGCCAGGAGGTCATGCTCAACGAAGCGCTCAACGTGGTCGAGGCCATGGAGTTCGAGAGCGCCGGCGACATCGTCACCCTCAAGGAGATCCTCGAGGACGGCGAGCGCGCCCTGGTGATCGGGCATACCGACGAGGAACGGGTGGTCAGGCTCGCCGAGCCGCTGCTGGACATCACCATCCGCCCCGGCGACGCCCTGCTCCTCGAGCCCCGCTCCGGCTACGTCTACGAGGTCATCCCGAAGAGCGAGGTCGAAGAGCTCGTCCTCGAAGAGGTCCCGGACATCGACTACACCAAGATCGGCGGTCTGGGCGGCCAGATCGAACTGATCCGGGACGCGGTCGAGCTTCCGTACCTCTACCCCGACCTCTTCAAGGAGCACGAACTCCGCCCGCCCAAGGGCGTCTTGCTCTACGGCCCGCCGGGCTGCGGCAAGACGCTCATCGCCAAGGCGGTCGCCAACTCCCTTGCCAAAAAGGTCGCCGAGGTGACCGGGCAGCCCGCGGGGAAGAGCTTCTTCCTCAACATCAAGGGCCCCGAGCTGCTCAACAAATACGTCGGTGAGACGGAGCGGCACATCCGGCTGGTCTTCCAGCGGGCCAGGGAAAAGGCGAGCGAGGGCACCCCCGTCATCGTCTTCTTCGACGAGATGGACTCCCTCTTCCGCACCCGGGGGTCCGGAGTCAGCTCGGACGTGGAGAACACCATCGTCCCGCAGCTGCTCTCCGAGATCGACGGTGTCGAAGGCCTCGAAAACGTGATCGTGATCGGTGCCTCCAACCGTGAGGACATGATCGACCCGGCGATCCTGCGGCCCGGCCGTCTCGACGTCAAGATCAAGATCGAGCGCCCGGACGCGGAGGCCGCCAAGGACATCTTCTCGAAGTACCTCACGGAAAATCTTCCGCTGCACTCCGACGACCTCGCCGAACACGGCGACTCGCGGAAGGCCGCAGTGAGCGGAATGATTCAATCCGTCGTCGAGCAGATGTACGCGGAATCCGAGGAGAATCGCTTCCTGGAGGTCACCTACGCCAATGGTGACAAGGAAGTCCTCTATTTCAAGGACTTCAACTCCGGTGCGATGATCGAAAACATCGTAGGACGCGCAAAGAAGATGGCCATCAAGGCCTTCCTCGAACACAATCAGAAGGGGCTTCGCGTCTCCCACCTCCTCCAGGCCTGCGTGGACGAGTTCAAGGAGAACGAGGACCTGCCGAACACCACCAACCCGGACGACTGGGCCCGTATCTCCGGAAAGAAGGGCGAGCGGATCGTCTACATCCGTACGCTCGTCACCGGAAAGCAGGGCGCGGACACCGGTCGCTCCATCGATACGGTGGCGAATACCGGCCAATACCTGTAA